In Gigantopelta aegis isolate Gae_Host chromosome 14, Gae_host_genome, whole genome shotgun sequence, the following proteins share a genomic window:
- the LOC121389507 gene encoding uncharacterized protein LOC121389507, with protein MPDLSLERMKVMKKGKGLGKFSSKAKKTPEESDIEIIEKICSTILKIAAPTHSPASPRSTELDNFARDIVSSIRRVQEERWNDVKMEIMMVIRNFSSALPP; from the exons ATGCCAGATTTGTCACTTGAGCGCATGAAGGTAATGAAAAAGGGAAAAGGACTGGGGAAGTTCAGCAGCAAAGCTAAGAAGACACCAGAGGAGTCGGACATTGAAATCATTGAAAAG ATATGCTCGACCATACTGAAGATTGCAGCCCCTACACATAGCCCTGCTTCCCCCCGCTCGACGGAGCTGGATAACTTTGCTAGGGATATTGTGAGCAGCATTAGGCGGGTACAAGAGGAGCGGTGGAATGATGTTAAGATGGAGATTATGATGGTCATTAGAAACTTCTCTAGTGCGCTTCCACCCTAA